The Penaeus monodon isolate SGIC_2016 chromosome 6, NSTDA_Pmon_1, whole genome shotgun sequence genomic sequence ATACCCTTCCCAGATCCTCTACCTCCTGATACTACaccgcctcccctctctcattccttatctcacacCCAAGCTCTTTCCTCACGCACTAACTGTTATCACTTTAGATCAACTAAGTAATAGCtctccttcattggaatattcacgGTTTCTGTTCACACAGACTTGACCATCGTcataatctttctttttataatccATTCATTATCTGCTTTCAAGAGACTTTCCTCACACCCTCCTATACCAATTCCCAATTACCAGTTTCTCTTCCTCACACTCTGTCTCATCTGttcttatccatcagaaaacaccttatgtcatacctccctttcaaaccactgTCCCATGCAGTTATTCACGTCTTCACcgttggatcacagttatttcagtctacttctccccttcccaccccattgactttgttgcctttgaaactctAATTATCCAACTCCAGCCACATTTCTTCATAGTTGGAGACTGGAGATGGAGACACATGCCCAATGCAGTTGGGGATCaccctcagcccttgcctcaactaattttgcatattcttttcttctctccctttaccttctcttcttcatccccatcTTCTGTCCAcatcctaaggtgtgagagccgtgctgaaagaacgaaaggctggctttgtgtctgTCCTGAATGGCCTCCCTATGTTAATCACCTAGCCCTTACTCTTCAAGGGGACCCTGAAGGGTAGACCATTTCCTTTACTCATTTATTTGAGGCTgatcatggccaataatgaagattttttaccTTTAGTAGGGGCAATAAGTCTTGACctttcatcaactagcctatgTAAATTTGATTTCTTCACCCTTATTGTCTCGTCTTACTCCTTCCATCTCAGCAAACCTTTTAAGTActctttttggcccagccaagcAATGGAGTTGGTTGTGGAGGTttgaaaaatgaatattttcatataagagggagaaggagacaagtAATCTTAGCAGTATTGGTGGAGGACTTAGGGGGCCTCTAGCGGGAATGGGTACTCCAACATATCAAAAAGTGTGAGTAAGGATTGTAAGAAGGACAATGTTGAGAGGGTGTTTGTAGGAGTGGACAGAGAACTAGCGAGGAGGGGGTATGAGGGGTGAAGAGAGCGTTGTGAAAACTAGTGAGGATgttgggaagggggagaatgTTTGGGGGTTGCTGTCATAACTGGATTTGAGATTCGTAGCTGGACTTCAAGATTCGTACATTAGATGGGGCACTGGAAGAGGGGTATGAGTGAGGTGGACAGGAGTAATACGAGAGGGAAGAAAGTGGAATGGGTAATGGGGAGTTCTGATATAAGGAGATCTGTACGCTATGCAGGGCCAAAGAACTGGGAGCATTAAAATCAGTGGGGCTagtttgataaaggggcaagttTTGATGGGCCTAATAAACGgtacattatcttcattactggtCATGATAAGCTTGGAGTATGTTGTGGGGAGATatctacccctcagggtcccctttggGGTGTAAGGGCTGGACACCTAAATGGGAAATGGCTTCCCCAGGCCGTTCATGAGTGGCTCAAAGTGTGCCTTTAATATTTTCAAcgcggctctcacaccttagaaaGTACATagtagaagggaagaagagagggatatggaaaggggaatagaagaCCGTGCAAAATTAATTAAACCCCAGTCTCCGTCTCCAAAGCtcccccatgacaacaacgggGCATGGGGCGCCGTGGGTATCAGGCAGTGAGAGCGAGAAGCAGTATGGGTTTGGCAGCGAcactggagagagagacgaggcaacAGGTAGATTTCTACCCCCCTGCCCCACTTTGTTCCTCTTCAGCATCAgtgttttctttatcatatatctGCCGCGCTACCAGCTAAAGTAAGATCTTTAAATTCACGTCCCAATTAAAAAGATTTCTCATGTGCACACGGCCATCCCACGCTTTGGCGATGCAGGGGTATGTAATCTATCCAGTGTCTTTAACAAATGGACTTTTTTTGAAGAATAAATCACATCTTGCTGTACTGTAACATTATCACAGGCTACTGATTTGCAATAACCTGCCTTACGTAAGTGAGCATGCTTAATACTACCAATCCATTTTAATGCAtataactttatcatcatttatatgccTATATTTCCTTCTGTGCACTGGTGCAATTATAATCCTAGGCACCAAATCCAAGGTGTAATTCTAAAATACGTTATCAATATCAAGACACTTGTGAGGCTTGTAACTAGTCCCTTTTGCCCGCATTGTTGAACCAATACAGAAAACCTACAACCATCGTTTAACACCGACAATTAGTTCATTATCGATTACGCCAGGCAGCATAGAGCAAGAAAGACGGGGTAGGGCAGGGCAGGATAATGGCAGAATAAGCATTCACTGTaatacaaacccccacacaagcacgcacgcatacccacacccatcacacacacacacatccatctattcatccatccccATCACACATCCAGCCATTCAtcccattaacacacacacacacacatccatccatctccatcacacacacacacacacacacacacacacacacacacacacacacacacacacacacacacacacacacacacacacacacacacacacacacacacacacacacacacacacacacacacacacacacacacacacacacacacacacacacacacacacacacacacacatacatctaaaaACCACGTAAGTACGCTTTGGGtccccttctattatttcttttcccttccctccttctcccatgtGTGTTAAGCCgtcggttttgttgggtaaaaagtgacagcaaatggcatgttctcacgcTATTCTCcggacctcagatcgcattactgtgtgatcacagtatgtggtcaacaaacaaatatcattcgttagttaagcAGTTAATTCATTTCTCTCCTTATTAGAGATTCATATTGTTTCaattgcaacgaatttaacgagttcgtgattttatcttatcacaaatatttaatttttatctcgttcctcccctcgccccgacatgacctcactttctcccttctggTCAGTTGGGACATAGAAAGGGTCAAGTGATGATCGCTCGTTTTTCCTATAATTTGGTTgcttttgttgacgccttggggattaaccgtagcactgttacattgctcatcggcgctagaacggagcttgtaacgcaatttcatataaatttattattttgaatatagcgtaggatctccccatatcatagtgcacaggattgcccgatataccccggggttgcgtaaatcgcctaattgATCTTTGCGCCGACGTTTGATTCATTCGAtcagcaactttgagtcggtgtgacctgcagttacgtccattaaataatgtaggactaggacttatgctagaatcattattcgcttattaatcacacccttctcaccctcttgaagtcacttggatgttttgggtaattcccaagcaatcatgtgattcgtagatagatacctgtagggaatgtcacgagcgcccaacacagatatgcagaagagagcaggttatttatgaattttcctggctcggttcacttcagtgtacggcattttgggtataggatccccccgtcgatgaagtctaatatgcatagctagacatggctacctcggcagttcagatttctgacgcCGAGAagtttgcttgctaaaaagcttgcgaatattttttttcatgtcaccatgcattaatgcgtacattctgtcgcatatcattatatgttgaattcaatgtggtagttgaaataatttttaggtagcattgctaatttacctcagttttgttattgtGAAAGttgatattcgtgtttgtgattcattctctgtgtgaggtcactcccactttcactctcattcacacacacgcacacgcacacgcacacacacgcgcgcgcgcgcttactcactcacgcagaacaaaagacactgaaaccttttcattaatagggtttgttgccgTCTTTTGCCCGCagttttgtcagtcgtgatgagtgactcgtGCACGATGTACAaagtacatttatttcttctctgtgtgacgacaattggtttaagtaaatccttgcagcttgccgttgtcgtttcccttatttactctcatatctatcagagacggttggtagttcaagccaggtcgcTAGCGCTACtgacctctccctctccatttttttctttatctaggtcaagtaaaacacaaaatggaaaaaaaaagatgaaaataaattaaaaaccaaccaaggaggatcctgctgcagaaccggtcaccttatgatgctgtgggaaggacatcaccggaagatcgccacaggcctgcggaccaggatgtttgtcagagtagGTGCTAggctgtcccatgatgtagtggccggtgctgcctgccgagacgcccgtagatccagcgaaggaccaggaactcgccagcgcaggtatcaatcgccccaggatgctgcgGATGGGCGACGCTTGCCTGGAcgactgcagatccagtcaactccaggagctcgtcaatgcaggtatcagccgcccagagatgccgccccctgccggacacccgtagatccagatgaagattacaaggacatgaggacgagcatgaagccaagaaggacctgaacgagatctgtgaggacgtgtggacaaggaCGCCGCCGTGTtaagcctggacgaggactacgaggaagtctagacgaatcagatgtcaaggaggacctgtgcaagactttcaAGGGTGGACAGATTACATCGAGGaccaagaagaagaggacgacagggacgagcagccacgaagatgcaccagaacAACTCACGAAAACGAGATGACCAGTGAAGTTAAGTCActcttgaggcaaatctaagatacCTCGaggacgtcacacacacacacacacacgtgcgcgcgcggcgtgtgcaaacacatgcacacaccagtGCAAAGCCTATTATCAGTTTCCATACAACATAGTCTCTCTGCATCTTTAAATTGTAAAGTGGAAGCAATTTCTGCCCATATCTCGTCTATATAAGATCCATTCATTTGACTACTCTGCGCTGCGACGCCAGTTACCTGCGCCTCGGTCTACGCCTGGCTTCATACATGGAATTtgatatttatgttaattttacgGATTCTTAGCAGTGATTATCATAGTCGTTCAAAGCATAAGGacttttccatcatttgatttATCTTTCATAAGTAACTACGATATCCTTAGGCATAGTGAAATTGTCAATTTCCATAGGAAACTAACAGAAGAGTTGACCTCCGAGACAAGCATGGCCATGTATGCTAATAGTTGATAAATAGCGTACCAACAGTGCTAgtctttcaaagggaaaaaaatagataatatagatactattGCAATAAAGTGCTACAACGACGTGGGAAatcaggaggaaaaaaaaccctgatatGGGTACAAGATGTTAACTTGCGTCTGGCAGGGTCGAAGCTCGAGCCACTGGGCCCCTGGCGATTTCGCTCCTCAAGCGCTAGGGCAGTTTGACGGTTTGCCCAGTCAAATGTGGCCTCCATTCAGGTCCGCTTGTCTGGACAGGCGTCACGATCACAATGTATGCATCTTAAAAGTCTATAATGCTCCGCTGTTTGCTTCTTTTCAAGTAGTTAAGAGGAATAATATTTTCGATTGAATGCCAATACCACTTCAAAAATGTGAAATCAGTTTCATAAATTTGCCACAAACTATATTTCagttttgagtcaaaaattaaagCTAAAGATTATGGGAaagcaataaataaaacatatatcagtAAGGTTTATTGACATATCCAATAACATAAGTTTCACGGATGACAAAAGACTAGCACACGAGATAAATGGGAAACAAGTGATGGTTTTTAATCACAAGAAAGATTAAAAGTAAGGCATCTGGTAGTCAAACAATTATAACATCAGCATTTGTATTTCTCATATAAATCACATACATCAAATCAAAGACATTAATTTCCaataatatatatccaataatTTTCCAAGTTcatgctaagaaaaaaattcttattcagattttttttctaacctcATAACAACTCAAAAAAGGACACCATCAACCGCTTTTAAATGAAATGTTTtacaaacctgttttttttttcttaatatatataaatggctaTCACATATGACATTAAAGCATAAAGTTTAAATTTACCTTGAAATTTAACATAGCGTTCACTGTACCTTGAAGGAACCATCAAGGTTTAGGACACAacacctaaataaaaaaaatcacacccggTGAGCTGCAAGGCTGACAAGAGACGCTTttcgaggagaaagaaaggacaaaCGTTTAGGAAGTCGCATAACGTGTGAGAGAAGAACCAAGGGAGGAACAGAAAACCATGCGGGTTAGATTACACTCGCGAGCTGCTCCGGAGCTCGGTCagttatattaaacaaaaaatatttatttcgacAATCCAAGTAACGATTTAAAAAAGCTAGAacgataaaaaatacaaagaaaactaTATATGCGAGGACATCTGCTGCAGTGCTACTTTGTGCAGTGGCTGAAATATACAGGCAGGATTACCAGTTGATGCGCAGTGAAGGCATTTAGCACTATTCTGAGCTAATTTCCTGTCTAGTCTCATGCTGTAAAGAATAAACTCCATTGTAAAATAGTCCTGAAAAAATACACTCAGCTCAGATTGGCTACTACTCTACCCACTACATACTGTGAACTATGGGCCAAAATACTAGCCATGGCTTTTGCACTTGGAAACCCTTCTGCTCTAAAATCTAGTTCTGGAGAACAATACTAAAACAATCCTTCTAGACgttaatatacaaattaaaaatttctcAAGGATCGtccttactattactgttattacgcaTGATAacgaaatgtttttattttttgtctaagAGCCCAGATCAGACGGGGTTATCTACACACTGTCAAGTGTAACGCACCTTTCATCTGGGGAATTTTGTTCCTTCCAATAGTGTACAACTAACAATGAAAGAGCATCGAGGCTTAGTCATCTGGAATGGAAATAAGGAAgtttagagaagagaaagaaaaaagtacattGTAAAAAGAGGGACAAAAAAAGCTGTTGAGGATAAATCAAGTGAGAAAagactttgagaaaaaaaatgtgaagagcTGAAGGAAAAATCTCAGGTCACTGGTATTTGCATAAAAACTGTCAAAAATGCAGCTTCCACTCATGGAATTTCAGTAGCCTTAAAATTTAAGTCAGCGAAAACCCACTTGAAAATGAACTTATCTAAAATAGAAATAGCATCTCCCTTGACATTTATATAGCAAAAAATGTACAAAAGTTTATTCATCATTCATAAGAAGTAGGCTTCATTACACGATTCCAaacttgatgaaaaaaaaattatggaaaaatcTATAAAGACCTTGATTATATGCCTAAAATGGCTGCACTACAGACAATAACAATGACTTTCAAGGGAAGTGTGGAGGGATGGAGTCAGTCAAAGGTTGAACTTAACTTCTTCATTAATCAAAAGTAAATCAATCCGTGTAACCAGACAAAATAATCCGTCCTAGAACAATATTGagaactttttttcttaaatattatgAATAGTCTTATttccaaaagaagagaaaagggaaggcaaAATAAGCGGATatgagtgaaggggggaggggccaaGAGTCGGGCTCGACTAATGCTACAAAGGCTTGGCCTCAGAGGAAACCATTAGTAGCAAGAACTCCCACTACCtctaatcttttccttttttcactgaccaatatctttattactacaaTTTCCAGACTAATACACACGAAGGGGACACTACTACTCTATGAGGATAACGAGCATGCTTAGTAGTGCTTCCCTGCGGCGTGGAAGTTGGGAATGATCCACTCCCGCTGCCCCTTGCCCCGCCGGTAGTGCTCGCGCTGCCCGccccgctccctcccccgccTCGCCTCGTGGAAGTGGTACTGGTacctctcctcctcgtcgtcgtcgtcgtcatcgtcatcgaaCCTAACGTACCGCCTATAGTTGAAGTGCTTTTCATACCGCTCACGCCCCCCATGACCGCGCCCTCTGGCCCGGGCCGCCTCTTCCGCGTGGGCCTCGCCTCGGATCTCCCTCCGGCCGCGGGCTCTCTCAAACTGCCATTCAGACTTAAGCTCTTTTTCACGCAATGTGTTTCGGTCCCGCGCGCGTTCAAACAGCCAGTCGGCCTTCTGACCCTCTCTCCGCCGGCTCGCACGCCCCTGTGCCCGTTTATCCAACCACTCCAGGTTGTGCTGCTTAGTGTGGTTCTTACCCCGTCGTCGAATAAATTCTTTCTTTGGCCCTGTGACTTCCCTGCGGTAGTTCTTCTTGGCCGGCTTCTGCCAATGTCTCATCAgccctttcctcttcctgtcatcatcatcatcatcatcatcgtgcttgcctcctcgtctcctcttgtatctgtcatcatcatcgtcgtcgtcgtcatcgtcgtcgtcgtcgtcgtcgtatcTTTTCTTCCTGTAATGCCTCCTTTTGTGTctgtaatcatcgtcatcatcatcgtcgtcgtcgtcgtcgtcgtcgtcgtcgtcatcatcgtcatcatcatccctataCTTCTTGTCGTACTTATTATACTGGCCCTTGTAGTATCTGTGGTTGTCATGGTGGTCTTGCAAGGTCCTGTCCCTCCCATCCCTGTGGTAGTGTCCGTCGTTGTGGTCCCGGTCGCCGTCCCTCCGGCCCTTGGCCTTCGTGCGGTCGCCGTCTCTCTGTTGCCGTTGCTGCTCCTTCTGCGCTTCGCTCTCCTTTTTCTCGGCTTCtcgttcctttttcccttttcttctcgctGAGTCCGTTCGCCTCGATCGGAGCTTCCTCcccgctttttcttttcttccttctcttgtgccttatttcttttctctctgcccctcttctcCTCGGGCTGCTGCTtcttatcatccccatcaccaccatccctctCGCCTCCATCCTGCGGCAAGGGAGACGGGAGAACATCCTCCTGCTGCTCTTCCACGGCCTTTTCCTGCtgctcctcttcccctcgtcttCTGTCTCCACGtccactccctcatcctcatcctcagtcTCGGGCTCTGCCGTTTCCTCGCTGTCTCCCCCCACAACCCAGGTCCTCCTGCGGCGCCTCCGGGTCCTCATCTACACTCACACCCTCATCAGCTCCACCTTCCACCTCAGCCTGGGAATGGATAAACTAAGTTACCACATCAACTATTACACAAGTTCAATATGTACTAAACGTATTTAACCAAAagaaattcccttaaaaaaaggggggggaactcCCCTCCAAATCTTCCCCGGTCTTGCAAATGGGTCAAGGGCTGGAGCGCTCCGCCATGGTGTGATGGTCTTGCAACCCGGGGGCTTTTACCTTCATGAACCTTCTGGCCCATGTCCTTCAAAATTGTTCACCCCATTTACAATCACGCGTTCATCTTGGAAACGTGTTCTGCCCGGTTGGCGAATTCTCAGGGAGCTCAGGTCTTgagcgaaaggggggaaaaggttaaggctgaagagggaagggaaaaaactaaattaaaaatatgaagtTTTGAAATATCTATCCCCTTTGTAGTGGTCATTTGTAATCCCTGAaatattttttaggggggaagattcccgaaaaaataactttcattatttatattttacataagtgCATGTTTTTCACAACGATTTTTAccctacatatgcatataagatCACTGCTTTACCGATTATCCGTTCCCCTTTTTGCCACTCTAGACATTCCactgttgtttttattcctttccgcAAAAGATAAGTATTTTTGTAACACTATCTTTTTCACCACCGACTGTCACATGCTAAACATCCCTTAGGTGATATCACAGTGCaatatgacaggcagactccccgcGGGGGGGCCCAGGGGGCAACCCAGTTCCAAGGAGCGCcgactcccccttttttttttaataaggggtCAAGACCTTAGTTGTTACCTTAAACCTTGGCAAAATTCATCGAATTCCCAAATTTTCTCAGGAAAACCCGAAAAAGCCCTTCATTTGGAAATGCAGGGGAAAAGCTTTAGGGGGCGTGGTTTCCGAGGCTAAATTTCCCCACTGAAGAAAACAAAGGACAAAATTTCCCGGAcagaacacaaaaatgaaaaatcctTTGTTTCATTTCTGCAACCCGAAGGGTCTCGGGGGAGAACAAGAAGCAAgtcccaccttttttccccttctcggaCAAAATTTCCTGATTGGGGAACTTCCTCGAGCGGTGTCCAGCTTCTGCTTTACctaaaggaagatttttttcttttgtttagctttttttggaaaaggaggcaaaaaaagaggaaagaaaaaaatgagagagagtaaaaaaaatctttttacatttttttaggggggggaaagagggaaaggagaagagagagagggggggagaggaaagagggaaaagggagagaggaaagagggagagaaagaggaaagagggagaaaagagagaaagagaaagggggaaaagagggaaaaagaaaaaagaggagggaaagagggaaaaaagggagagagaaaagagcaaaagagaggagaaagagcaaagagagagagaaaagacaaagagggaggggaggaagagcaaaagagggaaaagaggaaaagagggagagaaagagaaaaggggggggggggaaaaaaggggaaa encodes the following:
- the LOC119574102 gene encoding sarcoplasmic reticulum histidine-rich calcium-binding protein-like; its protein translation is MGQKVHEGKSPRAEVEGGADEGVSVDEDPEAPQEDLGSRRKGKKEREAEKKESEAQKEQQRQQRDGDRTKAKGRRDGDRDHNDGHYHRDGRDRTLQDHHDNHRYYKGQYNKYDKKYRDDDDDDDDDDDDDDDDDDDDDDYRHKRRHYRKKRYDDDDDDDDDDDDDDDRYKRRRGGKHDDDDDDDDRKRKGLMRHWQKPAKKNYRREVTGPKKEFIRRRGKNHTKQHNLEWLDKRAQGRASRRREGQKADWLFERARDRNTLREKELKSEWQFERARGRREIRGEAHAEEAARARGRGHGGRERYEKHFNYRRYVRFDDDDDDDDEEERYQYHFHEARRGRERGGQREHYRRGKGQREWIIPNFHAAGKHY